In one window of Mytilus trossulus isolate FHL-02 chromosome 7, PNRI_Mtr1.1.1.hap1, whole genome shotgun sequence DNA:
- the LOC134726485 gene encoding uncharacterized protein LOC134726485, translated as MSLVVGLVLGGLLLACVIIVIVVLIIRHSFKSKPRETRRKNSREYDYIGSHDLAFPLTANHSNQIQNNVKKSSTTYAVRRDTTLPDNSTLSDHNYSIVDQTAEALLNETRDGGTGTTDSYMILDPYATGYNRKTLPTCTTRSDYEFAKPENNIDDESKFALPEERDYDHAGNNRLKELEFNIYSHAVDNIYDTGSHKRKEEGRENTYDHFFGQKTADENDNSTTT; from the exons ATGA GTTTAGTTGTAGGCTTGGTTCTTGGTGGTTTATTACTAGCATGTGTTATTATTGTGATTGTTGTTCTCATTATACG gcATTCATTCAAGTCTAAACCAAGAGAAACCAGAAGAAAGAATTCCAGAGAGTATGACTATATTGGAAGTCACGATTTAGCTTTTCCACTAACCGCTAATCATtccaatcaaatacaaaataatgtcaaaaaaaGCAGTACTACATATGCAGTGCGTCGGGATACAACTTTACCGGACAATTCAACTCTAAGCGACCACAATTACTCGATTGTGGATCAGACAGCTGAAGCATTATTAAATGAGACTAGAGACGGTGGTACTGGAACAACAGACAGTTATATGATATTAGACCCCTATGCCACAGGTTACAATAGAAAAACTTTGCCTACATGTACCACGCGTTCAGATTATGAATTTGCAAAGCCTGAGAACAATATTGACGATGAAAGTAAATTTGCTTTACCTGAGGAAAGAGATTACGACCATGCGGGAAATAATCGTCTCAAAGAGTTAGAGTTTAACATTTATAGCCATGCCGTGGATAATATTTACGACACCGGAAGTCACAAAAGAAAGGAAGAAGGAAGGGAAAATACATATGATCATTTCTTCGGACAAAAAACAGCAGATGAGAATGATAATTCAACAACGACATGA
- the LOC134726486 gene encoding putative deoxyribonuclease TATDN2 produces MRIRTQLPPTEFHISEVKLVDSFLKLNCMEPDADYKIPATPLMEIYHILHWKILKNLIGYLNSDEQLWFLKFEERKNKDGLQIGQLSTKLSGPLPIIDSHFHLDQLCRQMGSGAFQDLDDLGSQSMYETQLRYAIANFVFPSAWPNSSQRSEFRKDHRLRFTFGIHPKIISSSSTSSLEHNWTDLQNLLKSTKTVAVGEIGLDDSTNPSRRDFDRQITYFRKQLYLAAALNLTIVIHSRGKPSLHEHVLAILSEICKPDQLIHWHCLTCSTQLYSAAVSQFSNIVFGITPFILKDRYSNIVEIVKTFGITRLVLESDAPYIPLHSHTIGNPYSVHAKKRESSY; encoded by the exons ATGAGAATTAGGACACAATTGCCGCCTACAGAATTCCATATTTCTGAAGTTAAACTCGTGGAttctttcttgaaattgaattGTATGGAACCTGATGCTGATTACAAAATTCCTGCCACTCCACTTATGGAAATCTATCATATTCTTCACTGGAAAATACTCAAAAATCTCATTGGTTATTTGAATTCAGACGAACAACTTTGGTTTTTAAAATTCGAGGAAAGGAAAAACAAAGACGGACTTCAAATTGGACAGTTGAGCACAAAGTTATCCGGACCACTACCCATCATAGACTCTCACTTCCATCTAGACCAACTATGTAGGCAGATGGGTAGTGGAGCTTTCCAGGATCTGGATGACCTTGGCTCCCAAAGCATGTATGAAACGCAATTAAGATATGCCATTGCTAACTTTGTTTTTCCGTCAGCTTGGCCAAACTCCTCACAGCGTAGCGAATTCAGGAAAGATCACCGTTTAAGATTCACCTTTGGCATTCATCCTAAAATTATAAGCTCATCATCAACTTCATCTTTGGAACATAATTGGACTGatcttcaaaatttattaaaatcaacaaaaacagtGGCAGTGGGAGAGATTGGTTTAGATGATTCTACCAACCCTTCAAGGAGAGATTTCGACCGACAAATTacatattttagaaaacaactTTATTTGGCAGCAGCATTGAATTTAACTATCGTCATACACTCAAGAGGAAAACCATCACTGCATGAACATGTGTTGGCCATTCTAAGTGAAATATGCAAACCAGACCAATTAATTCATTGGCATTGTTTAACCTGTTCCACTCAACTGTACTCAGCAGCCGTCAGTCAGTTCTCTAACATTGTTTTTGGCATTACTCCATTTATTTTGAAGGACCGATACTCAAATATTGTAGAAATTGTGAAAACTTTTGGCATTACACGTTTAGTGTTGGAATCAGATGCTCCATATATCCCACTTCATTCTCACACCATTGGAAATCCTTACTCCGTTCATGCA aaaaagagaGAATCAAG cTATTGA